A stretch of the Pseudoalteromonas marina genome encodes the following:
- a CDS encoding TIGR04211 family SH3 domain-containing protein produces MLKHCLFGLLLTATTFISYAQDEAQTASSSDANTAYVIDNLYTFMRSGASKNYRLLGSVDAGTKITVLSSEENGYIKIKDDKDREGWIETKFISTTPGLHQQYQVLSSEMSTMQENLRLAQIELPQLQKQNQTLTDQNLQLSAQITSLQTTLAQERTQKEAASSKEKRQLLTYGGAIAFLGLFLGIILTIVLSRRKRYEGWA; encoded by the coding sequence ATGCTAAAACATTGTTTATTCGGGCTACTTTTAACAGCCACTACGTTTATAAGCTACGCACAAGATGAAGCACAAACAGCGAGCTCATCAGATGCAAATACCGCTTACGTTATTGATAATTTGTATACATTTATGCGTTCAGGCGCGAGCAAAAATTATCGACTACTTGGCTCTGTAGACGCAGGAACAAAAATAACCGTACTATCTAGCGAAGAAAACGGCTATATTAAAATAAAAGACGATAAAGACCGCGAAGGTTGGATTGAAACTAAATTTATTTCTACTACGCCTGGGTTACATCAACAATACCAAGTTTTAAGCAGCGAAATGAGCACCATGCAGGAAAATTTACGCCTTGCTCAAATAGAACTACCGCAGCTACAAAAGCAAAATCAAACCTTAACCGATCAAAACCTGCAATTATCAGCGCAAATTACAAGCCTGCAAACAACACTCGCGCAAGAGCGCACGCAAAAAGAAGCCGCTAGTTCAAAAGAAAAACGACAACTACTTACCTACGGCGGTGCGATTGCATTTTTAGGGTTGTTTTTGGGAATTATTTTAACCATTGTTTTGTCGCGCCGTAAGCGTTACGAAGGCTGGGCATAA
- a CDS encoding START domain-containing protein translates to MIKHFCKLTPMQKCISLLIILLSFNVYSEPRWQLYKNEQEVSIEYQEFSDDTFVVKGQLNIEDVTANDFLDLLSDTRIASSWLENTSKVRVIKALSPSENLVYSYIDSPWPVANRDAVTYSCYSRLSPQQTKLSIESRPEELPLTKRVVRIKTLNAHWLLTQKGEDLNVEYQVYALPGGNIPTWLYNKVGLKSTFKTLVNLRTMLETKSYTAIEPVIKVGSCNLRELTVK, encoded by the coding sequence ATGATAAAGCACTTTTGTAAGTTAACCCCTATGCAAAAGTGCATTAGTTTATTAATTATTTTGTTAAGCTTTAATGTTTACTCTGAGCCCCGTTGGCAATTATACAAAAACGAGCAAGAAGTAAGCATTGAATATCAGGAATTTTCTGATGATACGTTTGTTGTTAAAGGTCAGCTTAATATTGAAGATGTAACAGCCAATGACTTTTTAGATTTATTAAGTGATACGCGTATTGCTTCAAGCTGGCTTGAAAACACGTCTAAGGTACGTGTAATTAAAGCTTTAAGCCCTTCAGAAAACCTCGTTTATAGCTATATCGACTCCCCTTGGCCTGTGGCAAACCGTGATGCCGTTACCTATTCGTGTTATTCAAGGCTCTCTCCTCAGCAAACCAAGCTTTCTATTGAATCGCGTCCAGAAGAATTGCCATTAACTAAGCGGGTAGTTAGAATAAAAACGCTAAATGCACATTGGTTACTTACACAAAAGGGCGAAGATTTAAATGTTGAGTATCAGGTTTATGCTTTACCAGGGGGAAATATACCAACGTGGCTATACAATAAAGTGGGGCTTAAAAGTACCTTCAAAACGCTCGTTAATTTACGCACAATGTTAGAAACTAAAAGCTACACCGCAATCGAACCGGTTATTAAAGTTGGAAGTTGTAATTTACGCGAACTAACCGTTAAATAA
- a CDS encoding response regulator, whose amino-acid sequence MQRVLVVEDSKVVQQVLRHLTAQYLDVAVDFAWSLAECQEHVEKYDYSLALVDLTLPDAPNGEVAKYTLSKAIPTVVLTSKIDEYKRQQMLEDGVVDYVIKDNRDSYHYAVKLVSQLLRNQGCKALIADDSMLSRSLMKQMLEKQLFDVSTANDGQQALEILKADPDIKLLMTDYAMPTMDGFELVKAVRNFRGRDDLAVIGLSGAGKHGLSARFIKYGANDFLTKPFMNEEFHCRVLQTMEQLSLIADIKESAFRDHLTGLYNRRYFYQYAEKLLKNQNQNNTLALLDVDFFKNINDTFGHEGGDQALKQVGSLIRSTFAKFTVARVGGEEFAIVLPDIDLARAREYLEAFRKKMASYDFSISDKSCTITASIGLAEFQNTNLKDAMRVADKALYEAKSKGRNCIG is encoded by the coding sequence ATGCAAAGAGTATTAGTGGTTGAAGACAGTAAAGTAGTCCAGCAGGTTTTACGCCACTTAACTGCCCAGTATTTAGATGTTGCCGTTGATTTTGCCTGGTCATTAGCTGAATGCCAGGAGCACGTAGAAAAGTACGACTATTCATTAGCACTTGTTGACTTAACTCTCCCCGATGCCCCAAATGGCGAAGTTGCCAAATATACACTTTCTAAAGCAATTCCTACGGTTGTGCTTACATCAAAGATAGACGAGTACAAACGTCAGCAAATGCTAGAAGATGGTGTGGTAGATTACGTTATAAAAGATAACCGTGATTCTTATCATTATGCCGTTAAATTGGTTTCTCAACTTTTAAGAAACCAAGGTTGTAAGGCATTAATTGCGGACGATTCTATGTTGAGTCGTTCGTTAATGAAGCAAATGCTCGAAAAGCAATTGTTTGATGTAAGCACCGCGAATGACGGGCAGCAAGCGCTTGAAATATTAAAAGCTGATCCAGATATAAAGCTGCTAATGACCGATTACGCCATGCCAACAATGGATGGCTTTGAGCTAGTTAAAGCAGTTCGTAATTTTAGAGGGCGCGATGATTTAGCTGTAATTGGTTTATCTGGAGCGGGCAAGCACGGTTTATCAGCACGCTTTATAAAATATGGCGCAAACGACTTTTTGACTAAACCCTTTATGAATGAAGAATTTCACTGCAGGGTGTTGCAAACAATGGAACAGTTATCACTGATTGCAGATATCAAAGAAAGTGCTTTTAGAGATCACTTAACCGGTTTATACAATCGACGTTATTTTTATCAATATGCTGAAAAGTTATTAAAAAACCAAAATCAAAATAATACGCTAGCGCTACTCGACGTGGACTTTTTTAAAAATATAAACGATACATTTGGTCACGAAGGCGGCGATCAAGCGCTTAAGCAGGTTGGGTCTCTTATTCGCTCAACTTTTGCAAAATTTACTGTAGCAAGGGTGGGTGGTGAAGAATTTGCCATTGTTCTACCTGATATCGATTTAGCCAGAGCACGCGAATATTTAGAAGCGTTTAGAAAAAAAATGGCGAGTTACGATTTTTCTATTAGTGACAAGTCTTGCACGATAACAGCGAGTATTGGGCTTGCAGAGTTTCAAAATACCAATTTAAAAGATGCGATGCGTGTTGCCGACAAGGCGTTATACGAAGCAAAAAGCAAAGGCAGAAACTGTATCGGGTAA
- a CDS encoding S10 family peptidase yields the protein MKLSRILPITVFALMLSPLADADNQRRIDVDSKVVTQHKAKINGQRFNYTVATGTQPVWDNKGDAVATLQYTYYTRDKVDDRAKRPLLISFNGGPGSASVWMHLAYTGPRVLKIDDEGYPIQPYGVKDNPYSVLDVADIVYVNPVNTGYSRVIENEKGEMLSKAQQKDMFFGVNADIKYLGEWLNTFVNRTERWRSPKFLIGESYGTTRVSGLAHELQNSQWMYINGVVLVSPTDIGIKREGPVKAANRLPYFAATAWYHKALNADLQAKDLDELLPEVEQFTLNELIPALAKGGFLAQDEKRRIIKKMAEYAGLSETFVDQNNLDIPTQYFWKELLRDRGQTVGRLDSRYLGIDKRDAGDSPDYWAELTSWLHSFTPAINYYLREELNYKTDIKYNLFGNVHPWDRSGNNTGENLRLAMAQNPYLNVMVQAGYYDGATNYFDAKYTMWQLDPSGKMKDRLSFKGYRSGHMMYLRHADLESSNNDLREFIQNSLPKDSKAAKY from the coding sequence ATGAAGCTTAGTCGTATTTTACCAATCACAGTTTTTGCATTAATGCTCAGCCCGCTTGCTGATGCTGATAATCAGCGCCGTATTGATGTAGACAGTAAAGTAGTCACCCAACACAAAGCTAAAATTAATGGTCAACGCTTTAATTATACGGTTGCCACAGGCACTCAACCCGTATGGGACAACAAAGGTGATGCCGTTGCTACACTACAATACACGTATTACACGCGCGATAAAGTTGATGATAGAGCCAAACGCCCGTTGCTCATTTCTTTTAATGGTGGTCCTGGCTCAGCCTCAGTTTGGATGCACTTAGCCTACACAGGCCCTCGCGTATTAAAAATTGATGATGAAGGCTATCCTATTCAGCCCTACGGTGTAAAAGACAACCCGTACTCTGTGCTTGATGTTGCCGACATTGTTTACGTAAACCCAGTAAATACAGGCTATTCGCGAGTTATTGAAAACGAAAAAGGCGAAATGCTTTCTAAAGCTCAACAAAAAGACATGTTTTTTGGCGTTAATGCCGACATTAAATACCTTGGCGAGTGGTTAAATACTTTTGTAAACAGAACAGAGCGTTGGCGCTCTCCAAAGTTTTTAATTGGCGAAAGTTATGGCACAACACGCGTATCAGGCCTTGCACATGAATTACAAAATAGCCAATGGATGTATATTAACGGTGTTGTATTAGTGTCACCAACAGACATTGGTATTAAACGCGAAGGCCCCGTTAAAGCGGCAAATCGCTTGCCGTACTTTGCAGCCACTGCGTGGTATCACAAAGCACTAAACGCCGACTTACAAGCAAAGGACTTAGATGAACTCCTTCCTGAAGTTGAGCAGTTTACTTTAAACGAACTAATACCCGCATTAGCAAAGGGCGGTTTTTTAGCGCAAGACGAAAAGCGTCGTATTATTAAAAAAATGGCTGAGTATGCAGGCCTTTCAGAAACCTTTGTCGATCAAAACAACCTCGATATCCCTACACAATACTTTTGGAAGGAATTATTGCGTGACCGAGGACAAACAGTCGGCCGTTTAGACTCTCGCTATTTAGGTATAGACAAACGTGATGCTGGTGACTCACCTGATTACTGGGCAGAGCTGACTTCATGGTTGCACTCCTTTACGCCTGCAATCAATTACTACCTACGCGAGGAGTTAAACTATAAAACCGACATCAAATATAACTTATTTGGCAACGTTCATCCTTGGGATAGAAGTGGCAATAATACCGGTGAAAACCTTCGTCTTGCGATGGCTCAAAACCCATACTTGAATGTAATGGTACAGGCGGGTTATTACGATGGTGCAACTAATTACTTTGATGCCAAATACACAATGTGGCAATTAGATCCAAGTGGAAAAATGAAAGACCGTCTAAGCTTTAAAGGCTACAGAAGTGGGCACATGATGTATCTTCGCCACGCTGATTTAGAAAGCTCAAATAACGACTTAAGGGAGTTTATACAAAACTCACTGCCTAAAGATTCTAAAGCTGCCAAATATTAA
- a CDS encoding CYTH and CHAD domain-containing protein, translating into MDTEIELKFLVSDAVVPLIPSLITQFAKTVINKPSRSLQNAYYDTPSRELRALDIGFRTRCSDNQCEQTIKLAGEVVGGLHQRPEYNLPIDSSRPNLMAFSADIWPHGMQVDAISQNLYPIFSTNFIRRTWLIETQAGAKIEVVLDKGEIAASGQVEMISELEIELIEGSRNELFALADILVSQNCIRLGLYSKAARGYRLADDNPLKPSKSIGFVKLPRSATQESALKEAMNFGIRFVQKHEQCYFDKPSLKTLKRVTDGISLIRHTFWLFDDIVSKDSTEQLRTELKWLLSELAWVENAIQLKTYTSKRHAFYKKINAAPALAQVINDLKELQPSIDDINALFHSARYNRLLLSLTTWLIDKQWRKDWGQVELQAAENPVSSIAERLFNKDWKNLHQLLPKEQTLGVLDYLNLRMQLENSLLSGNCLGSMFDKEERLEFRLPWLDISHGVYELSTLEYLKQLCAGQDDEQLAKIQSWLEQKSEYLVSAMEQSRLASYDIEPYWQK; encoded by the coding sequence ATGGATACTGAGATAGAACTGAAATTTTTGGTATCAGATGCCGTTGTCCCACTGATCCCCTCACTAATTACTCAATTTGCTAAAACGGTTATAAATAAACCATCGCGTAGTTTGCAAAATGCCTATTATGATACGCCAAGCCGTGAACTTCGAGCTCTTGATATTGGCTTTAGAACCCGTTGTTCTGACAATCAGTGCGAACAAACTATCAAGCTTGCCGGCGAAGTTGTAGGGGGCCTTCATCAGCGCCCAGAATATAACTTACCTATTGATTCCAGCCGCCCTAACTTAATGGCGTTTAGTGCTGATATTTGGCCACATGGCATGCAAGTAGATGCAATTTCACAAAATTTGTACCCTATTTTTAGCACTAATTTTATTCGCCGTACGTGGTTAATTGAAACGCAAGCTGGTGCAAAAATTGAAGTGGTGCTTGATAAAGGCGAAATTGCAGCCTCAGGGCAAGTTGAGATGATCAGCGAGCTGGAAATAGAATTAATTGAAGGTAGCCGCAATGAGCTGTTTGCTTTGGCTGATATTTTAGTTAGCCAAAACTGTATCCGACTCGGTTTGTATTCAAAAGCAGCACGCGGCTACCGTTTAGCCGACGACAATCCGCTTAAGCCTAGTAAGTCGATTGGCTTTGTTAAGCTTCCTCGTTCTGCAACCCAAGAAAGCGCTTTAAAAGAAGCAATGAACTTTGGTATTCGGTTTGTGCAAAAGCATGAGCAGTGTTATTTCGATAAACCGAGTTTAAAAACTTTAAAAAGGGTGACTGATGGTATTAGTTTAATTCGCCATACTTTTTGGTTGTTTGACGATATAGTTTCTAAAGACAGTACCGAACAATTACGCACCGAGCTTAAGTGGCTTTTGAGTGAGTTAGCATGGGTAGAAAATGCAATTCAGTTAAAAACTTATACGTCAAAACGTCATGCATTTTATAAAAAAATAAATGCGGCGCCAGCTTTGGCGCAAGTTATTAACGATTTAAAAGAGCTACAGCCTAGTATTGATGACATTAATGCGCTTTTTCATAGTGCTCGTTACAATCGTTTATTGCTCTCGTTAACAACGTGGTTGATTGACAAGCAATGGCGAAAAGATTGGGGGCAGGTAGAGCTCCAAGCTGCAGAAAATCCAGTGTCTTCTATTGCTGAAAGATTATTTAATAAAGACTGGAAAAACCTACATCAATTATTGCCTAAAGAGCAAACGCTAGGTGTACTTGACTACCTTAATTTAAGAATGCAGCTTGAAAACAGCTTGCTAAGTGGTAATTGCTTAGGATCGATGTTCGATAAAGAAGAACGTCTTGAGTTTAGGTTGCCGTGGTTAGATATTTCGCATGGTGTTTATGAACTCAGTACCCTAGAGTACTTAAAGCAATTATGCGCAGGTCAAGACGATGAGCAACTTGCAAAAATTCAATCTTGGCTGGAGCAAAAGTCTGAATATTTAGTCAGTGCAATGGAGCAAAGTAGACTTGCTTCTTATGACATAGAGCCTTATTGGCAAAAATGA
- a CDS encoding DUF21 domain-containing protein: MTFDVMIWCAIALCISQSAIFSGLNLAFFSLSRLQLEMESSKRNEAAIKVMALRNDSNFLLATILWGNVGINVLLTLLSDSVLMGASSFLFSTIAITIIGEITPQAYFSRNALKMASMLSPLIKFYQVLFYVVAKPTALVLDAWLGKEGITYFAESELRGIIRKHIEAEEVDVQHVEGIGALNFFSLDEISVTKEGEIIDPDSIISLPTKLDLPIFPELTLSADNEFLRKLHKSGYNWVILTNNDGWPLLVVDADGFLRSALFEPDIFDPYHFCHRPIIVTDETLRLSEVILKIRANHSLDKSFDGAIDHDVVLVWGDEKRIITGADIFGRLLKGMNAPKLEMNENKEVQPLAKS; this comes from the coding sequence ATGACGTTTGATGTCATGATTTGGTGTGCTATTGCTCTGTGTATTTCGCAATCGGCAATATTTTCGGGCTTGAATTTGGCGTTCTTTTCGTTAAGCCGATTACAGCTTGAAATGGAAAGTTCAAAAAGAAACGAAGCGGCAATTAAGGTTATGGCACTTCGTAACGACTCTAACTTTTTACTAGCAACCATTTTGTGGGGTAACGTGGGTATTAACGTTTTACTCACGTTGCTCTCTGATTCTGTATTAATGGGCGCTAGCTCGTTTTTATTCTCAACGATTGCGATTACGATAATCGGTGAGATAACACCTCAAGCTTATTTTTCTCGTAATGCATTAAAAATGGCGAGTATGCTTTCGCCATTAATAAAGTTTTATCAAGTTTTGTTTTATGTTGTTGCTAAACCAACGGCCTTGGTACTTGATGCATGGCTGGGCAAAGAAGGTATTACCTATTTTGCTGAAAGCGAGCTTAGAGGAATAATACGTAAACACATTGAGGCCGAAGAAGTTGATGTGCAACATGTTGAAGGTATTGGTGCACTTAACTTTTTTAGCTTAGACGAAATCAGTGTAACTAAAGAAGGGGAAATAATTGATCCAGATTCTATAATCTCTTTACCTACTAAACTTGATTTACCTATTTTTCCTGAACTGACATTATCAGCCGATAATGAGTTTTTACGTAAATTACACAAATCGGGCTATAACTGGGTAATTTTGACTAACAACGATGGGTGGCCGTTATTAGTGGTTGATGCAGATGGTTTTTTACGATCAGCATTATTTGAGCCAGATATTTTTGACCCTTACCATTTTTGCCACAGACCTATTATTGTAACGGATGAAACACTGCGTTTAAGTGAGGTTATTTTAAAAATACGCGCAAATCATTCGCTCGATAAATCGTTTGATGGTGCTATTGATCACGACGTTGTGCTGGTATGGGGTGATGAGAAGCGTATTATTACTGGTGCTGATATATTCGGTCGTTTATTAAAGGGAATGAATGCGCCAAAGTTAGAGATGAACGAAAATAAAGAAGTACAGCCGCTGGCAAAATCGTAA